Proteins from a single region of Microbispora sp. ZYX-F-249:
- a CDS encoding response regulator transcription factor, with the protein MPSSRTSQNPARVLVVEDDPTVAEVVARYLERDGHEVECVGDGAEALRRALADPPDLMVLDLMLPKLDGLQVCRKLRERRPVPVIMLTALGEEMDRVVGLETGADDYVTKPFSPRELALRVQSVLRRARGALVPTGTGVLRDGDLVVDVGAHEVRLGGKEITLTAREFDLLVYLLRNPRQAFSRTALLDQVWGWSFGDSSTVTVHVRRLREKIEDDPTDPHRIVTVWGVGYRYEPLS; encoded by the coding sequence GTGCCCTCCTCGAGAACCTCCCAGAATCCCGCCCGCGTCCTGGTGGTGGAAGACGACCCCACCGTCGCCGAGGTGGTGGCCCGCTATCTGGAACGCGACGGGCACGAGGTCGAGTGCGTGGGCGACGGCGCCGAGGCGCTGCGCCGGGCGCTGGCCGACCCGCCCGACCTGATGGTGCTCGACCTGATGCTGCCCAAGCTCGACGGCCTGCAGGTCTGCCGGAAGCTGCGGGAGCGCCGGCCCGTCCCGGTGATCATGCTGACCGCCCTCGGTGAGGAGATGGACCGGGTGGTCGGCCTGGAGACCGGCGCGGACGACTACGTGACGAAGCCGTTCAGCCCGCGTGAGCTGGCCCTGCGCGTGCAGTCCGTGCTGCGGCGGGCCCGGGGTGCGCTGGTGCCCACCGGCACCGGCGTGCTGCGCGACGGCGACCTGGTGGTCGACGTCGGCGCCCACGAGGTGCGCCTGGGCGGCAAGGAGATCACCCTGACCGCCCGCGAGTTCGACCTGCTCGTCTACCTGCTGCGCAACCCCCGCCAGGCGTTCAGCCGTACGGCCCTGCTCGACCAGGTCTGGGGCTGGTCGTTCGGCGACTCCTCCACCGTGACGGTCCACGTGCGCAGGCTGCGGGAGAAGATCGAGGACGATCCGACCGACCC
- a CDS encoding nitroreductase family protein, with the protein MNLPQLTPALRGRFSPLRFDPRHRLSGSDVETLLEAARWAPSAGNSQPWSFHLRRRGEDGHEHLVQHLAGSSRRWAPDASALVVNLAHRETDDSGLLYSEFADYDLGQAVAHMTVQAHAMGLSCRQFRAFDLEGLHTRLGVRPGWRILTMTAIGVPPLDDTTPPARERRSIVDLRTAGVSSP; encoded by the coding sequence ATGAACCTTCCGCAACTCACACCGGCCCTCCGTGGGCGTTTCAGTCCTCTGCGCTTCGATCCGCGCCATCGGCTGTCCGGCTCGGACGTCGAGACCCTGCTGGAGGCGGCCCGGTGGGCTCCGTCCGCCGGTAACTCGCAGCCCTGGTCGTTCCACCTGCGCCGCCGCGGAGAGGACGGGCACGAGCACCTCGTGCAGCACCTCGCCGGCAGCTCGCGCCGGTGGGCGCCCGATGCCAGCGCGCTGGTCGTCAACCTGGCCCACCGCGAGACCGACGACAGCGGCCTGCTCTACTCCGAGTTCGCCGACTACGACCTCGGCCAGGCGGTGGCCCATATGACTGTGCAGGCCCATGCGATGGGCCTGTCCTGCCGGCAGTTCCGCGCCTTCGACCTCGAAGGGCTGCACACCCGGCTCGGCGTCAGGCCCGGCTGGCGGATCCTCACGATGACGGCCATCGGCGTGCCGCCCCTGGACGACACGACACCTCCCGCACGAGAGCGCCGGAGCATCGTGGACCTGCGTACGGCGGGAGTGTCGTCTCCCTGA
- a CDS encoding DUF6412 domain-containing protein, with product MNALQAAIGSLLWLLAEPAAGSPGPGALTAVGLAGVAVLVFAWMLSRLAGVPVLREGPGRPSYTGETAMVRLRDPGTPGRPRPRAPSGSPALV from the coding sequence GTGAACGCGCTCCAGGCCGCCATCGGATCGCTCCTCTGGCTGCTGGCCGAGCCGGCCGCCGGGTCCCCGGGCCCCGGCGCGCTGACCGCGGTCGGGCTGGCCGGAGTGGCCGTCCTGGTGTTCGCCTGGATGCTCTCCCGGCTGGCCGGCGTCCCCGTTCTGCGTGAGGGGCCGGGCAGGCCGTCGTACACCGGTGAGACGGCGATGGTCAGGCTGCGCGATCCCGGCACGCCCGGCCGTCCCCGTCCCCGCGCACCATCGGGAAGCCCCGCGCTCGTCTGA
- a CDS encoding YidC/Oxa1 family membrane protein insertase, which yields MFDFVLDPAYRLIDALSHLTGAGLAIVLVTLAVRLSLLPLSVRVARAQRIRMRLAPQVDGLRTRWKNDPQRLLREVDALYAKEGVGRFSGYLPAFAQWPFFTVTYRLFTAAVVAGHPNLLLAQSVLGVPLGEHLAAVLAGAGLVSPAAGVFAALLALLVAVAVIAARRVEPTAPMRRLAVLMPFWTVLAAAFLPLAAGVYLLVSSAWTTAERAVLHPRAA from the coding sequence ATGTTCGACTTCGTGCTCGACCCCGCCTACCGGCTCATCGACGCGCTCAGCCACCTCACCGGCGCCGGACTCGCGATCGTCCTGGTCACCCTCGCCGTACGGCTGTCGCTGCTGCCGCTGAGCGTCCGCGTCGCGCGGGCGCAGCGGATCCGCATGCGGCTCGCGCCACAGGTGGACGGGCTGCGTACTCGGTGGAAGAACGACCCGCAGCGGCTCCTGCGCGAGGTCGACGCGTTGTACGCCAAGGAGGGCGTGGGCCGGTTCTCCGGCTATCTCCCGGCGTTCGCGCAGTGGCCGTTCTTCACGGTGACCTACCGGCTGTTCACGGCGGCCGTCGTCGCGGGCCACCCGAACCTGCTGCTGGCGCAGAGCGTGCTCGGCGTGCCGCTGGGGGAGCACCTCGCCGCCGTGCTCGCCGGGGCGGGCCTGGTCAGCCCCGCCGCCGGGGTGTTCGCCGCGCTGCTCGCGCTGCTCGTGGCCGTGGCCGTGATCGCCGCCCGCAGGGTCGAGCCCACCGCGCCGATGCGGCGTCTGGCGGTCCTGATGCCGTTCTGGACCGTGCTCGCCGCGGCCTTCCTCCCGCTCGCGGCGGGCGTCTACCTGCTCGTGAGCAGCGCCTGGACGACGGCCGAGCGGGCCGTGCTCCACCCCCGCGCGGCCTGA
- a CDS encoding GNAT family N-acetyltransferase — translation MIRDHAIVTWAAGDDGREDLRALLAAYHLRTEAEKGVPVADAARLPERYRAEVEDPGAAFADDVVLVARRGDAAIGCVVLAAPAGGRAEIKRLWVDPDERGRGVAAALVRAALSRAHATGLRSVRLSVWRWRTTAIALYERLGFTVTAPWDSRDDLICMEHTLGRSRGPAVRGV, via the coding sequence ATGATCCGTGACCATGCGATCGTGACCTGGGCGGCCGGGGACGACGGCCGGGAGGACCTGCGGGCGCTCCTGGCCGCCTACCACCTGCGGACCGAGGCCGAGAAGGGCGTCCCGGTGGCCGACGCGGCGCGCCTGCCCGAGCGCTACCGGGCGGAGGTCGAGGATCCGGGCGCGGCGTTCGCGGACGACGTCGTGCTGGTCGCGCGCCGTGGCGACGCCGCGATCGGCTGCGTGGTGCTCGCGGCGCCCGCGGGTGGACGGGCGGAGATCAAACGCCTGTGGGTGGACCCGGACGAGCGGGGCAGGGGCGTGGCCGCCGCGCTCGTCCGCGCCGCGCTCTCCCGGGCGCACGCGACCGGCCTGCGGTCGGTACGGCTGTCGGTGTGGCGGTGGCGGACGACGGCGATCGCCCTCTACGAGCGGCTCGGGTTCACCGTCACCGCGCCGTGGGACTCCCGTGACGACCTGATCTGCATGGAGCACACCCTCGGCCGGTCCCGAGGCCCGGCCGTGCGCGGGGTGTGA
- a CDS encoding ATP-binding protein, whose translation MGEVSASSVVMLPYAPSSVAVARQRLSAELSTAGLLASAVDDVVLIMSELLSNALRHAHPLPCGRLKVAWVCSDSQVEVAVSDGGAYTEPRAGRPTLSSLGGRGLGIVEYLAERWGVRHEEEATTVWAVVPASWPDRNGHAELSEIPVLREVG comes from the coding sequence ATGGGGGAGGTGAGTGCGTCGAGCGTCGTGATGCTGCCGTACGCACCGTCGAGCGTCGCCGTCGCACGTCAGCGCCTGAGTGCCGAGCTTTCGACCGCGGGGCTGCTCGCCTCCGCCGTCGACGACGTCGTGTTGATCATGAGTGAACTGCTGAGCAACGCGCTGCGCCACGCCCATCCTCTCCCGTGCGGGCGGCTCAAAGTGGCCTGGGTCTGCTCGGATTCGCAGGTCGAGGTGGCCGTGAGCGACGGTGGCGCGTACACGGAGCCCCGGGCGGGCCGCCCGACGCTGTCGTCCCTCGGCGGCCGCGGACTCGGCATCGTGGAGTACCTCGCCGAGCGCTGGGGAGTCCGGCACGAGGAGGAGGCGACCACCGTCTGGGCCGTCGTGCCCGCCTCATGGCCTGACCGGAATGGGCACGCCGAGCTGTCCGAAATTCCGGTGCTGCGCGAGGTCGGCTGA
- a CDS encoding PAS domain S-box protein — protein sequence MEPGGGPGAELHGSDVEEGLARAVLAGSPDAIVALDRDLAVLSWNAAAERMFGWPAADLLGRRAPIVPDELMAEHNAVLERVRAGGRVSLTTKRLHRDGRLLDLRVDTSALSSPGGVLLGYVNVYHAAEDDDAAHGRMVRRARLVRRLTDVVGDINAELDLPVVLDRIAASLTELTGADAGGFVSIEGDRLRLVGVHRLPETLRGATADLHTSLVAKLLRTGKTVLLETGPEGFPDLIWARLPGLHTIAVGIAAVGGRPYGALYALFARRKASHLELELLELLAGHAGIAVANATAYQDAVRQRAHERAVFDASADGIAVLDGAGAVVRWNPAAAELTGHPADRVIGGPPPFPLPAPGEKLTFQLPSGRWLDVLCAEIRETGETVVDFRDVTRAKELEEAKDLFLATTSHELRTPITIVHGFASTLDSRWDHLSDVERRGAVHTIAERARSLGQLMDHLLLGARAGAEELKVRVEPFDLAARVHAATLGLPVLSDRHRLEVDIPPDLPLAYGDALATDILLAQLLENAFKYSPDGGLIRVEAWPEDDRVVLVVDDEGVGIAPGDRERIFERFVQADSGNRRRFGGVGLGLYIVRNLARAQGGDVAALPRSGGGTRMRLVLNSAESSSCQDRSERGVTT from the coding sequence ATGGAGCCGGGCGGCGGCCCCGGCGCGGAACTCCACGGGAGCGACGTCGAGGAGGGCCTCGCGCGTGCGGTCCTGGCCGGCTCCCCCGACGCGATCGTCGCGCTCGATCGCGACCTGGCCGTGCTGAGCTGGAACGCGGCGGCCGAGCGGATGTTCGGCTGGCCCGCGGCCGATCTGCTCGGCAGGCGGGCGCCGATCGTGCCCGACGAGTTGATGGCCGAGCACAACGCCGTACTCGAACGCGTACGCGCGGGCGGCCGGGTGTCGCTGACCACCAAACGTCTCCACCGCGACGGGCGGCTGCTCGACCTGCGGGTGGACACGAGCGCGCTGAGCTCGCCGGGCGGCGTCCTGCTGGGGTACGTGAACGTCTACCACGCCGCCGAGGACGACGACGCGGCGCACGGCAGGATGGTGCGGCGCGCCCGCCTGGTGCGGAGGCTGACCGACGTGGTCGGCGACATCAACGCCGAACTCGACCTGCCCGTCGTGCTCGACCGGATCGCCGCGAGCCTGACCGAGCTGACCGGCGCCGACGCCGGCGGTTTCGTGTCCATAGAAGGGGACCGGCTGCGCCTGGTCGGCGTCCACCGGCTGCCGGAGACGCTGCGCGGGGCCACCGCCGACCTGCACACGAGCCTGGTCGCCAAGCTCCTGCGCACCGGCAAGACCGTGCTGCTGGAGACCGGCCCGGAGGGCTTCCCGGACCTGATCTGGGCGCGCCTGCCCGGCCTGCACACGATCGCCGTCGGCATCGCCGCCGTCGGCGGGCGTCCCTATGGAGCGCTCTACGCGTTGTTCGCCCGGCGCAAGGCGAGTCATCTGGAGCTCGAACTGCTCGAACTGCTCGCCGGGCACGCCGGCATCGCGGTCGCCAACGCGACGGCCTACCAGGACGCGGTGCGGCAGCGCGCCCACGAGCGGGCGGTCTTCGACGCGAGCGCCGACGGCATCGCGGTGCTGGACGGCGCGGGGGCGGTCGTGCGGTGGAACCCGGCCGCGGCCGAGCTGACCGGCCACCCGGCGGACCGGGTCATCGGCGGGCCGCCGCCCTTCCCGCTGCCGGCGCCGGGGGAGAAGCTCACCTTCCAGCTCCCGTCCGGCCGCTGGCTCGACGTGCTGTGCGCGGAGATCCGGGAGACGGGGGAGACCGTCGTCGACTTCCGCGACGTGACCCGGGCCAAGGAGCTGGAGGAGGCCAAGGACCTGTTCCTCGCCACCACCAGTCACGAACTGCGGACGCCGATCACGATCGTGCACGGCTTCGCCAGCACGCTCGACTCCCGCTGGGACCACCTGTCCGACGTGGAGCGGCGGGGGGCGGTCCACACGATCGCCGAGCGCGCCCGCTCGCTCGGGCAGCTCATGGACCATCTCCTGCTCGGCGCGCGGGCGGGCGCGGAGGAGCTGAAGGTCAGGGTCGAGCCCTTCGACCTGGCCGCCCGGGTGCACGCGGCGACGCTGGGGCTGCCGGTCCTGTCAGACCGGCACCGGCTGGAGGTGGACATCCCGCCCGACCTCCCCCTCGCGTACGGCGACGCCCTGGCCACCGACATCCTCCTGGCCCAACTGCTGGAGAACGCGTTCAAGTACTCCCCCGACGGCGGCCTGATCCGGGTCGAGGCGTGGCCGGAGGACGACCGGGTCGTGCTGGTGGTGGACGACGAGGGAGTGGGCATCGCGCCGGGCGACCGGGAGCGGATCTTCGAGCGGTTCGTCCAGGCCGACAGCGGCAACCGGCGCAGGTTCGGCGGGGTCGGCCTGGGGCTCTACATCGTGCGCAACCTCGCCCGGGCCCAGGGCGGGGACGTCGCCGCGCTGCCCCGGTCCGGCGGGGGAACCCGCATGCGGCTGGTGCTGAACTCGGCGGAATCTTCATCCTGCCAGGACAGATCGGAGCGTGGCGTCACCACTTAA
- a CDS encoding methylated-DNA--[protein]-cysteine S-methyltransferase — translation MSTEDLEALLRVTSPGYVGETPPEVAFGTTDAPVGRLVLAVTARGVLACTYEGEHEVFARISRAVGSFIGPDPRRLDPLRRELDAYFTGRLRTFSLSVDLRLVTGFSRTVIQLMPAVPYGSVTTYQDIAERIGRPQAPRAVANALAGNPVCLLLPCHRAVEGPGALGGYAGGQAAKEHLLRLEGALQPGSGPVPGRP, via the coding sequence ATGTCCACCGAGGACCTCGAAGCCCTGCTCCGCGTGACCTCGCCGGGCTACGTCGGCGAGACCCCGCCCGAGGTCGCCTTCGGCACCACCGACGCGCCGGTGGGCCGCCTGGTCCTCGCGGTGACCGCACGCGGCGTGCTCGCCTGCACCTACGAGGGCGAGCACGAGGTCTTCGCCCGGATCTCCCGCGCCGTCGGCTCGTTCATCGGGCCGGACCCGCGCCGCCTCGATCCCCTCCGCAGGGAGCTCGACGCCTACTTCACGGGCAGGCTGCGCACCTTCTCCCTCTCCGTGGACCTGCGTCTGGTCACGGGCTTCAGCCGTACGGTGATCCAGCTCATGCCGGCCGTGCCGTACGGCAGCGTCACCACCTATCAGGACATCGCCGAGCGGATCGGGCGGCCGCAGGCGCCCCGCGCGGTGGCCAACGCCCTCGCCGGCAACCCGGTCTGCCTGCTCCTGCCGTGCCACCGCGCCGTGGAGGGCCCCGGCGCGCTGGGCGGCTACGCGGGCGGCCAGGCGGCCAAGGAGCACCTGCTCCGCCTGGAGGGCGCGCTCCAGCCCGGCTCCGGCCCGGTGCCGGGCCGGCCCTAG